In Egicoccus sp. AB-alg6-2, a genomic segment contains:
- the ngg gene encoding N-acetylglutaminylglutamine synthetase, giving the protein MAADARRAPVTSRRESRVGAQGDPVNPSYERGIRAARGHVRDASKPNHGDRLSTRSWDVRPPHLTADLVPEVALECGWGRLIFGQTFATHEDLVKVVGGEEPGRRDICLYVREPHVLVAHAPQELFIDPSHTYRMWLHQHRAARDPVRGVIVRDMRSETDAEAVNRIYTAAGMVVAPTDVLWANQRTATFTYLVAEDADTGDIIGTVTGVDHRLAFNDPEDGTSLWCLAVDPQSARPGVGKALVGTLLDRFKARGRAYLDLSVVHDNAPAIKLYEKLGFVRVPVFCVKRKNPINERLFAAAPAERLDDLNPYARLIADEALRRGISVEVLDAESGLLQLTHGGRSVQTRESLSELTTAVAMSKCDDKRLTNRLLAEAGLNVPRGGVATGGDEDEQLLEELGELVVKPARGEQGQGITVGVTTVDELREAVRFAETYCPNVLLEECVAGQDLRIVVIGHQVVAAAVRRPATVVGTGEHTVRDLIESTSRRREAATGGEAAIPMDAVTEKACLDNGYALDDVLPKGEELEVRRTANLHTGGTIHDVTEKLHPALAEAAVLASRKLEIPVVGLDLLVPDVAGDTYVFIEANERPGLANHEPQPTAQKFIDLLFPATRALPRGWEPAGPSTDHATSQDADAG; this is encoded by the coding sequence GTGGCTGCAGACGCACGACGTGCGCCCGTGACCTCGCGTCGGGAGTCGCGGGTCGGTGCCCAGGGAGACCCGGTGAACCCCTCCTACGAGCGGGGCATCCGGGCCGCCCGCGGGCACGTACGCGACGCCTCCAAGCCCAATCACGGTGACCGGCTCTCCACCCGGTCGTGGGACGTCCGGCCGCCGCATCTGACCGCCGACCTGGTTCCCGAGGTCGCCCTCGAGTGCGGCTGGGGCCGGCTGATCTTCGGCCAGACCTTCGCCACGCACGAGGACCTCGTCAAGGTCGTCGGCGGCGAGGAGCCCGGGCGGCGCGACATCTGCCTGTACGTGCGCGAGCCCCACGTGCTGGTGGCGCACGCCCCGCAGGAGCTGTTCATCGACCCGAGCCACACCTACCGGATGTGGCTGCACCAGCACCGGGCGGCACGCGACCCGGTGCGCGGCGTGATCGTGCGCGACATGCGGTCCGAGACCGACGCCGAGGCGGTCAACCGCATCTACACGGCGGCCGGCATGGTCGTCGCCCCGACCGACGTGCTGTGGGCGAACCAGCGCACCGCGACCTTCACCTACCTGGTGGCCGAGGACGCCGACACGGGCGACATCATCGGCACGGTGACCGGGGTGGACCACCGCCTCGCCTTCAACGACCCCGAGGACGGAACCAGCCTGTGGTGCCTCGCGGTCGATCCGCAGTCGGCGCGACCGGGGGTCGGAAAGGCGCTCGTCGGCACCCTGCTCGACCGGTTCAAGGCGCGCGGCCGGGCGTATCTCGACCTCTCGGTGGTGCACGACAACGCACCGGCCATCAAGCTGTACGAGAAGCTCGGGTTCGTGCGGGTGCCGGTGTTCTGCGTCAAGCGCAAGAACCCCATCAACGAGCGCCTGTTCGCGGCGGCGCCGGCCGAGCGGCTCGACGACCTCAATCCGTACGCGCGGTTGATCGCCGACGAGGCGCTGCGGCGTGGCATCTCGGTCGAGGTGCTGGACGCCGAGAGTGGGCTGCTGCAGCTCACCCACGGGGGCCGCAGCGTGCAGACGCGCGAGTCGCTGTCGGAGCTGACCACCGCGGTGGCGATGAGCAAGTGCGACGACAAGCGACTCACGAACCGGCTGCTCGCCGAGGCGGGTCTCAACGTGCCACGCGGAGGGGTCGCCACCGGCGGCGACGAGGACGAGCAGCTGCTCGAGGAGCTCGGCGAACTGGTCGTGAAGCCGGCACGCGGCGAGCAGGGGCAGGGCATCACCGTCGGGGTGACCACGGTCGACGAGCTCCGCGAAGCCGTGCGCTTCGCCGAGACGTACTGCCCGAACGTGCTGCTCGAGGAGTGTGTCGCCGGTCAGGACCTGCGCATCGTGGTCATCGGTCACCAGGTCGTCGCCGCCGCCGTGCGCCGGCCAGCCACCGTGGTCGGTACGGGGGAGCACACCGTGCGCGACCTGATCGAGTCCACCTCGCGGCGTCGCGAGGCTGCCACGGGTGGTGAGGCCGCGATCCCGATGGACGCCGTGACGGAGAAGGCGTGCCTCGACAACGGCTACGCCCTCGACGACGTGCTTCCGAAGGGCGAGGAGCTCGAGGTCCGGCGGACGGCCAACCTGCACACCGGCGGCACCATCCACGACGTCACCGAGAAGCTGCACCCGGCCCTCGCCGAGGCGGCCGTCCTCGCCAGTCGGAAGCTCGAGATCCCCGTCGTCGGGCTCGACCTGCTGGTGCCCGACGTGGCGGGCGACACCTACGTCTTCATCGAGGCGAACGAGCGCCCCGGCCTGGCCAACCACGAGCCGCAACCGACCGCGCAGAAGTTCATCGACCTGCTCTTCCCGGCCACGCGGGCGCTGCCACGGGGATGGGAACCGGCCGGACCCTCGACCGACCACGCCACGTCGCAGGACGCGGACGCGGGTTAG
- a CDS encoding DNA recombination protein RmuC has translation MLTTMLTATLAAAVVGLAVAWWMSRQQRDDAQVLIDGLRGELLAQQQQAAEHAAVARRDDLQHAIQALVAEADRQVAATNRTGVAELDGRKALIDAELQRMGTTLGQVVDLVRTLESERADQLGQVREQLQGVTRTHAQLAATTGAIREALTSSQARGQWGERMAEDVLTAAGFKHGVNYVTQRTLASGSRPDVTFLLPGELCLHMDVKFPLANYLAMLECDGESDREQCRKAFLRDVRGRVKELAIRGYVDPDAGTLDFVVLFLPNEHVYGYVHEQDPTLLDDALRQGVVMCSPSTLFAVLAVVRQACDGVALQRTSDQIVALLSGFTQQWGRYTDEVDKLGRQLDTVRRTYDGLATTRRRQLERQLERIEEVREERGVLPATVDDRPRLLRLPDPTGPSGPGVDRADDEGGAADEHRPPAATVG, from the coding sequence ATGTTGACCACGATGCTGACCGCCACGCTGGCGGCGGCCGTCGTCGGGCTGGCCGTGGCCTGGTGGATGTCGCGCCAGCAGCGCGACGACGCCCAGGTCCTGATCGACGGGCTGCGTGGTGAACTGCTCGCCCAACAGCAGCAGGCGGCCGAGCACGCCGCGGTGGCGCGTCGCGACGATCTGCAGCACGCGATCCAGGCGCTGGTGGCCGAGGCCGACCGGCAGGTGGCGGCGACCAACCGCACCGGCGTCGCCGAACTCGACGGGCGCAAGGCGCTGATCGACGCCGAGCTGCAGCGGATGGGGACGACCCTCGGTCAGGTCGTCGACCTGGTCCGCACGCTCGAGTCGGAGCGGGCCGACCAGCTCGGTCAGGTCCGTGAGCAACTCCAGGGCGTGACCCGGACACATGCGCAGCTGGCCGCCACGACCGGTGCCATCCGCGAGGCGCTCACCTCGTCGCAGGCCCGTGGACAGTGGGGTGAGCGCATGGCCGAGGACGTCCTGACCGCGGCCGGGTTCAAGCACGGCGTCAACTACGTGACCCAGCGCACCCTGGCCTCGGGCAGCCGTCCCGACGTGACGTTCCTGCTGCCCGGTGAACTGTGCCTGCACATGGACGTGAAGTTCCCGCTGGCCAACTACCTCGCCATGCTCGAGTGCGACGGCGAGTCCGACCGGGAGCAGTGCCGCAAGGCGTTCCTGCGCGACGTCCGGGGCCGCGTGAAGGAGCTGGCGATCCGTGGGTACGTCGATCCCGATGCGGGCACGCTGGACTTCGTGGTGCTGTTCCTGCCGAACGAACACGTCTACGGCTACGTGCACGAACAGGACCCGACCCTGCTCGACGACGCGCTTCGCCAGGGTGTGGTCATGTGTTCGCCCTCGACGCTGTTCGCCGTGCTCGCGGTCGTCCGTCAGGCCTGTGACGGCGTCGCCCTGCAGCGCACCTCGGACCAGATCGTGGCGCTGTTGTCCGGCTTCACGCAGCAATGGGGTCGCTACACCGACGAGGTCGACAAGCTCGGACGACAGCTCGACACCGTCCGACGCACCTACGACGGTCTCGCCACCACGCGTCGACGCCAGCTCGAACGCCAACTCGAGCGCATCGAGGAGGTCCGCGAGGAGCGTGGCGTCCTGCCGGCGACCGTCGACGACCGACCCCGGTTGCTCCGCCTCCCGGACCCGACCGGACCCTCAGGTCCGGGCGTCGACCGCGCCGACGACGAGGGCGGCGCGGCCGACGAGCATCGCCCCCCCGCGGCGACGGTGGGCTGA
- a CDS encoding osmoprotectant NAGGN system M42 family peptidase: MSDVKKLDLDVEWMQEVLLELLRIPSPSGRTDVIMQHVGERLEEIGLPFEVTRRGVMVGSLDGEEGTLDRAVVVHTDTIGCMVQALKDNGRLAIVPVGTHSSRFSEGSRVTILTDDPEHVFTGTVLPTKASGHAFGDDIDTHPIGWEHVEVRVDERVSSAQDLADLGIQVGDFVAQVAFPVITRSGFVTSRHLDDKAGVAATLAAFKALLERGEELEVGAHLLITTAEEVGHGASSGLYHDVAELVSVDAAVVAPGQHSTETGVSIAMQDLHGPFDYHLSRKLHGLAREHGIEAHRDVFRFYRSDVASALEAGAETRAALLGFGVDATHGWERTHLDAIVATGELLALYLQTPLTFAKWDAEPSGPLRDFPSTAVQPVRREPEWDPEAPELVEKEPFPDDYEA, from the coding sequence ATGAGTGACGTGAAGAAGCTCGACCTCGACGTAGAATGGATGCAGGAGGTCCTGCTCGAGCTGCTGCGCATCCCGAGCCCCTCCGGCCGTACCGATGTGATCATGCAGCACGTCGGGGAGCGCCTCGAGGAGATCGGGTTGCCCTTCGAGGTCACCCGACGCGGCGTGATGGTGGGCAGCCTCGACGGCGAGGAGGGCACGCTGGACCGGGCCGTCGTCGTGCACACCGACACGATCGGGTGCATGGTCCAGGCGTTGAAGGACAACGGCCGGCTCGCGATCGTGCCGGTCGGCACCCACAGCTCCCGCTTCTCCGAGGGCAGCCGGGTCACGATCCTGACCGACGACCCCGAGCACGTGTTCACCGGCACCGTGCTGCCGACCAAGGCGTCGGGACACGCGTTCGGCGACGACATCGACACCCACCCCATCGGCTGGGAACACGTCGAGGTGCGCGTCGACGAACGGGTGTCCAGCGCGCAGGATCTCGCCGACCTCGGGATCCAGGTCGGCGACTTCGTGGCACAGGTCGCCTTCCCGGTCATCACGCGCTCGGGCTTCGTCACCTCGCGGCACCTCGACGACAAGGCCGGGGTCGCGGCCACCCTGGCCGCCTTCAAGGCGCTGCTCGAGCGTGGCGAGGAGCTCGAGGTCGGGGCCCACCTGCTGATCACGACCGCCGAGGAGGTCGGGCACGGCGCATCGTCGGGGCTGTACCACGACGTCGCGGAATTGGTGTCGGTCGACGCCGCGGTGGTCGCGCCGGGCCAGCACTCCACGGAGACGGGCGTCTCCATCGCGATGCAGGACCTGCACGGCCCCTTCGACTACCACCTGTCGCGCAAGCTGCACGGCCTGGCCCGTGAGCACGGCATCGAGGCGCATCGCGACGTGTTCCGGTTCTACCGCTCGGACGTCGCCTCCGCCCTCGAGGCGGGCGCCGAGACGCGCGCCGCGCTGCTCGGGTTCGGCGTCGACGCCACCCACGGGTGGGAGCGCACGCACCTCGATGCGATCGTGGCCACCGGTGAGCTGTTGGCCCTGTACCTGCAGACCCCGCTGACCTTCGCCAAGTGGGACGCCGAACCGAGCGGCCCGCTCCGCGACTTCCCGTCGACCGCGGTCCAGCCGGTCCGGCGCGAACCCGAATGGGACCCCGAGGCGCCCGAACTGGTCGAGAAGGAGCCGTTCCCCGACGACTACGAGGCCTGA
- a CDS encoding N-acetylglutaminylglutamine amidotransferase, translating to MCGFSGELRLDGATPDVGAVYRMTGRMISRGPDSEGIWSAGAIAMGHRRLSIIDLSTCGNQPMHDAGLGLTLVFNGCIYNYQPLREELQSEGYDFFSTSDTEVVLKAYHAWGDRFVERLQGMFAFVIHERATGRTFLGRDRFGIKPLYIVDEPSRIRFASSLPALVAGGDIDTSIDPVALHHYLTFHSVVPAPRTILNGVRKVPPATTIAIEADGSRTTTEFWRPDFTRDPDRADWSARDWEDATLDALRKAVQWRLVADVPVGVLLSGGLDSSLVVGLLAEAGQRGLNTFSIGFESFGGEEGDEFKYSDVIAEHFGTNHHRLRIDTERMLPALGQAIHAMSEPMVSHDAVAFYLLSQEVSQHVKVVQSGQGADEVFAGYHWYPPMQALTDEIGEADREHLVAAAVDRYAEAFFDRPHAEMAALVGPDYQIDHDVSRALVAEHFAMPGAQSATDMALRLDSQIMLVDDPVKRVDNMTMAWGLEARVPFLDHEVLEIAARIPPELKLAQEGKGVLKEAARRVIPNEVIDRPKGYFPVPALKHLQGPYLDLVRDALHAPEARARGLFQQAEVQRLLDDPNGQLTPLRGNKLWQLALLEMWLQTHDVRP from the coding sequence ATGTGCGGTTTCAGCGGAGAACTCCGCCTCGACGGTGCGACGCCCGACGTGGGCGCCGTCTACCGGATGACGGGCCGGATGATCTCGCGTGGTCCCGACAGCGAGGGCATCTGGTCGGCCGGGGCGATCGCGATGGGGCACCGTCGCCTGTCGATCATCGACCTGTCGACGTGCGGCAACCAGCCGATGCACGACGCCGGACTCGGACTGACCCTGGTCTTCAACGGCTGCATCTACAACTACCAGCCGCTGCGCGAGGAGTTGCAGTCGGAGGGCTACGACTTCTTCTCGACCTCCGACACCGAGGTCGTGCTCAAGGCCTACCACGCCTGGGGGGACCGGTTCGTCGAGCGCCTGCAGGGCATGTTCGCGTTCGTGATCCACGAGCGTGCGACGGGGCGCACCTTCCTCGGTCGCGACCGGTTCGGGATCAAGCCGCTGTACATCGTCGACGAGCCCTCCCGCATCCGATTCGCGTCGAGCCTGCCCGCGCTGGTTGCGGGCGGCGACATCGACACGTCCATCGACCCGGTCGCGTTGCACCACTACCTGACCTTCCACTCGGTGGTGCCGGCTCCACGCACGATCCTCAACGGCGTCCGCAAGGTGCCCCCCGCGACGACCATCGCGATCGAGGCCGACGGTTCCCGGACCACCACCGAGTTCTGGCGTCCCGACTTCACCCGCGACCCCGACCGCGCCGACTGGTCGGCGCGCGACTGGGAGGACGCCACCCTCGATGCCCTTCGCAAGGCGGTGCAGTGGCGCCTGGTCGCCGACGTGCCGGTGGGCGTGCTGCTCTCCGGCGGGCTCGACTCGTCGCTGGTCGTCGGTCTGCTCGCCGAGGCCGGCCAGAGGGGCCTGAACACGTTCTCGATCGGCTTCGAGTCGTTCGGGGGCGAGGAGGGCGACGAGTTCAAGTACTCCGACGTCATCGCCGAGCACTTCGGCACCAACCACCACCGCCTGCGGATCGACACCGAGCGGATGCTGCCCGCGCTCGGCCAGGCGATCCACGCGATGAGCGAGCCGATGGTCAGCCACGACGCCGTGGCGTTCTACCTGTTGAGCCAGGAGGTCAGCCAGCACGTCAAGGTCGTGCAGTCGGGCCAGGGCGCGGACGAGGTCTTCGCCGGTTACCACTGGTATCCGCCCATGCAGGCGCTCACCGACGAGATCGGCGAGGCGGACCGCGAGCACCTCGTCGCCGCCGCGGTGGACCGCTATGCCGAGGCGTTCTTCGACCGTCCGCACGCCGAGATGGCCGCCCTGGTCGGTCCCGACTACCAGATCGACCACGACGTCTCACGGGCGCTCGTCGCCGAGCACTTCGCGATGCCCGGCGCCCAGAGCGCGACCGACATGGCGCTGCGCCTCGACTCGCAGATCATGCTGGTCGACGACCCCGTCAAGCGGGTCGACAACATGACCATGGCCTGGGGGCTCGAGGCCCGGGTCCCGTTCCTCGACCACGAGGTACTGGAGATCGCGGCCCGGATCCCGCCCGAGCTCAAGCTGGCGCAGGAGGGCAAGGGCGTGCTCAAGGAGGCGGCGCGACGCGTCATCCCGAACGAGGTCATCGACCGCCCGAAGGGGTACTTCCCGGTACCGGCGCTCAAGCACCTGCAGGGCCCGTACCTCGATCTCGTCCGCGACGCCCTGCACGCGCCGGAAGCGCGTGCGCGTGGCCTGTTCCAGCAGGCCGAGGTCCAGCGCCTGCTCGACGACCCCAACGGGCAGCTGACGCCACTACGCGGCAACAAGCTCTGGCAGCTCGCCCTGCTCGAGATGTGGCTGCAGACGCACGACGTGCGCCCGTGA
- a CDS encoding rhomboid family intramembrane serine protease has protein sequence MSDHETSTTVCYRHPDREATLRCSRCDRPICTDDMIEAPVGYQCPECARGGQPVRGLRDLLVRPLVSQTLVGVIAVVYLVSMAAPLTRQFGLVPALAGVEPWRLVTSAFLHVGLIHIGFNALLLWRLGEMLEPVLGHLRFGALYLAGLAGGALGIVGLGWLTAYTPLAEVPLLGWVFATSPVGVTVGASGAVFGLMGAAMAGMRARGVDPWRTDVGSLVLLNLVITFVLPGISVGGHLGGLLGGFLAGKVLFVEASRARAAAVRTIVAAIAVLLVSMLLF, from the coding sequence GTGAGCGACCACGAAACCAGCACGACCGTCTGCTATCGCCATCCTGACCGCGAGGCGACGCTGCGTTGTTCGCGCTGCGACCGTCCGATCTGCACCGATGACATGATCGAGGCCCCGGTCGGCTACCAGTGCCCCGAGTGCGCCCGTGGCGGCCAACCCGTCCGCGGCCTGCGCGACCTGCTGGTTCGACCGCTGGTGAGCCAGACCCTCGTGGGTGTCATCGCGGTGGTCTACCTCGTGAGCATGGCGGCCCCGCTGACCCGCCAGTTCGGGCTGGTGCCGGCACTGGCGGGCGTCGAACCGTGGCGATTGGTGACGAGCGCATTCCTGCACGTCGGACTGATCCACATCGGCTTCAACGCGCTGCTGCTGTGGCGCCTCGGCGAGATGCTCGAGCCCGTGCTCGGTCACCTGCGGTTCGGGGCGCTCTATCTGGCCGGTCTGGCCGGCGGCGCGCTCGGCATCGTGGGCCTGGGATGGCTCACCGCGTACACCCCGCTCGCGGAGGTGCCGCTGCTCGGCTGGGTGTTCGCCACGTCCCCCGTCGGCGTCACCGTCGGCGCGTCCGGCGCGGTGTTCGGTCTGATGGGCGCCGCCATGGCCGGGATGCGTGCCCGCGGCGTCGACCCGTGGCGCACCGACGTGGGCAGCCTGGTTCTGCTCAACCTCGTGATCACCTTCGTGTTGCCGGGAATCTCGGTCGGCGGACATCTTGGCGGCCTGCTCGGCGGCTTCCTGGCCGGAAAGGTGCTGTTCGTCGAGGCCTCACGCGCCCGCGCCGCGGCCGTGCGCACGATCGTCGCCGCCATCGCCGTCCTGCTCGTGAGCATGCTGCTCTTCTGA
- a CDS encoding NAD-dependent protein deacetylase: protein MQRQTEALTELLAAGPALVVTGAGISTDSGIPDYRDASGRMRHVSPMTYQRFVGSHDERRRYWARSHLGWPRIAAARPNASHRAVTALQAAGHVRGVVTQNVDGLHTAAGTAGVIDLHGRLDAVACLDCDVRRPRLELGLRLDAVNPGFRERVAAGARSHRPDGDVVIAEDVVAGFRVVACRRCEGVLKPDVVFFGEHVPSERFRAALGLLDRSAALLVLGSSLMVGSGFRFVTAARRRGLPIAIVSRGVTRGDALAAIKVDASLGRVLPAVAEALADPPARHATLPAG, encoded by the coding sequence GTGCAGCGACAGACCGAGGCGCTCACCGAGCTGCTCGCCGCGGGCCCGGCCCTGGTCGTCACGGGGGCCGGCATCTCGACCGACTCGGGGATCCCGGACTACCGGGACGCGAGCGGCCGCATGCGGCACGTCTCGCCGATGACCTACCAGCGCTTCGTCGGCAGCCACGACGAGCGACGGCGGTACTGGGCCCGCAGCCACCTGGGCTGGCCCCGGATCGCCGCGGCAAGGCCGAACGCTTCGCACCGCGCCGTGACGGCGTTGCAAGCGGCCGGACACGTCCGCGGGGTCGTGACCCAGAACGTGGACGGACTGCACACCGCCGCGGGCACGGCCGGCGTGATCGACCTGCACGGCCGCCTCGACGCCGTCGCGTGCCTCGACTGCGACGTCCGCCGGCCACGACTCGAGCTCGGACTGCGCCTCGATGCGGTCAACCCGGGGTTCCGCGAGCGGGTGGCGGCCGGTGCGCGGAGCCACCGCCCCGATGGCGACGTCGTCATCGCCGAAGACGTGGTCGCCGGGTTCCGGGTCGTCGCCTGCCGGCGATGTGAGGGGGTGCTCAAGCCCGACGTGGTGTTCTTCGGGGAGCACGTGCCGTCCGAGCGCTTCCGCGCCGCGCTCGGCCTGCTCGACCGCTCGGCGGCCTTGCTGGTCCTCGGCTCGTCGTTGATGGTCGGGTCGGGGTTCCGGTTCGTGACCGCCGCACGTCGTCGGGGTCTGCCGATCGCGATCGTGAGCCGCGGCGTCACCCGTGGCGACGCGCTCGCGGCGATCAAGGTCGACGCGTCACTCGGCCGGGTCCTGCCCGCCGTGGCCGAGGCACTCGCCGACCCGCCGGCGCGGCACGCCACGCTGCCCGCCGGGTAG
- a CDS encoding ROK family transcriptional regulator: protein MADLLVGPLRSVRTASGQQAREVNRRSVLHAVASGTAVTRADLARLTGLTRPTISSLIDQLVDDGLVVEAGPGESAGGKRPTLLAIDAGARQVVAIDVGTDVVVGLLSDLAGRPLASGTLHEPMHGDELVAALADLIEDLAAQASAPIAGVGIGTPGLVHADGTVVEAANLGWHDRPLGAQLQARTGLSVWVANDADAAALVEFGRLPEGRDGLALVRIGAGVGAGLVLGGRPYAGSRAAAGEVGHLVVVPDGAPCSCGNNGCLETVASLRPILAAGGFDLAHPPTDLAALLAAGGAPVRAALDLAADHLGSVVAHMIAIVDVSDVVLSVEIPGVGEALAERVRQVVGDCLLPRLAHDVDVRAAVDAEDLVLDGAHALVLAGELGMVRP from the coding sequence GTGGCTGACCTGCTGGTCGGACCGTTGCGTTCGGTCCGTACGGCCTCGGGGCAACAGGCTCGCGAGGTCAACCGCCGCTCCGTCCTGCACGCCGTCGCCTCGGGCACGGCGGTGACCCGCGCCGACCTCGCGCGGCTCACCGGACTGACCCGCCCCACCATCTCCTCCCTGATCGACCAGCTCGTCGACGACGGGCTGGTGGTCGAGGCCGGGCCGGGGGAGTCGGCCGGCGGGAAGCGGCCCACGCTGCTCGCCATCGACGCAGGGGCCCGCCAGGTCGTCGCCATCGACGTGGGCACCGACGTCGTCGTCGGGCTGCTCAGCGACCTCGCCGGTCGGCCGCTCGCGTCGGGCACGCTGCACGAGCCGATGCACGGCGACGAACTCGTCGCCGCCCTCGCGGACCTCATCGAGGACCTCGCCGCGCAGGCGAGCGCGCCGATCGCGGGCGTGGGCATCGGCACGCCCGGCCTGGTGCACGCCGACGGCACCGTCGTCGAGGCGGCGAACCTCGGTTGGCACGACCGGCCGCTCGGCGCGCAACTGCAGGCACGGACCGGGTTGTCGGTCTGGGTCGCCAACGACGCGGATGCGGCCGCACTGGTCGAGTTCGGCCGGTTGCCCGAGGGGCGCGACGGCCTGGCCCTCGTGCGGATCGGTGCCGGTGTCGGCGCCGGCCTGGTGCTCGGGGGCCGCCCCTACGCGGGCAGTCGGGCAGCAGCCGGCGAGGTCGGACATCTCGTCGTGGTGCCCGACGGGGCGCCGTGTTCGTGCGGCAACAACGGCTGCCTCGAGACCGTGGCGAGCCTGCGCCCGATCCTGGCCGCGGGCGGCTTCGACCTCGCGCACCCGCCTACCGATCTCGCCGCGTTGTTGGCGGCCGGTGGGGCGCCGGTGCGGGCAGCGTTGGATCTCGCGGCCGACCATCTGGGTTCGGTCGTGGCCCACATGATCGCCATCGTCGACGTCTCCGACGTCGTGCTGTCGGTCGAGATCCCCGGCGTCGGTGAAGCGCTCGCCGAGCGGGTGCGGCAGGTGGTCGGCGACTGTCTGTTGCCGCGCCTGGCCCACGACGTCGACGTGCGTGCGGCGGTCGACGCCGAGGACCTGGTGCTCGACGGCGCGCACGCCCTGGTGTTGGCCGGCGAACTCGGGATGGTGCGGCCATGA
- a CDS encoding PhzF family phenazine biosynthesis protein: MPPFRLVDAFTDAAFAGNPAGVVVLDTPQPVGWMRAIAGEVQASETAFLVPDTANADTWKLRWFTPTTEVDLCGHATLAAAHVLWQDGLADLDATLRFTTRVGDLRARTDQGEILLDLPAWPVRPHPAPARLEQALRTGGGRYLGRTAGSAGEDNTGAEQANDVVQLPDETAVRDLRPDLDEVVRLGASGLIVTAPADGEVDFVSRYFAPTLGVPEDPVTGSAHATLGPWWAEQLGRNDLRARQLSRRGGRLRVRVDGDRVHVGGLAVTVITGEVIA, encoded by the coding sequence GTGCCCCCGTTCCGCCTGGTCGACGCGTTCACCGACGCCGCGTTCGCCGGTAACCCCGCCGGCGTCGTCGTTCTCGACACCCCGCAGCCGGTCGGTTGGATGCGCGCCATCGCCGGTGAGGTCCAGGCCTCCGAGACGGCGTTCCTCGTGCCCGACACCGCGAATGCGGACACCTGGAAGCTGCGCTGGTTCACGCCGACCACCGAGGTGGACCTGTGCGGTCACGCCACGCTCGCCGCCGCGCACGTGCTGTGGCAGGACGGGTTGGCGGACCTGGACGCCACCCTGCGGTTCACGACCCGCGTCGGTGACCTGCGGGCGAGGACCGATCAGGGGGAGATCCTGCTGGACCTGCCGGCCTGGCCCGTGCGGCCGCACCCGGCCCCCGCCCGACTCGAGCAGGCGCTGCGCACCGGCGGCGGACGCTACCTCGGACGCACCGCGGGCAGTGCCGGCGAGGACAACACCGGCGCGGAGCAGGCGAACGATGTCGTCCAGCTTCCGGACGAGACCGCCGTCCGGGACCTGCGCCCCGACCTCGACGAGGTGGTACGGCTCGGCGCCTCCGGGCTGATCGTCACCGCGCCCGCGGACGGCGAGGTCGACTTCGTCTCGCGCTACTTCGCCCCGACGCTGGGTGTCCCGGAGGACCCGGTCACCGGTTCGGCGCACGCGACGCTCGGGCCGTGGTGGGCCGAGCAGTTGGGCCGCAACGACCTGCGGGCCCGGCAGCTGTCGCGTCGTGGCGGGCGGCTGCGGGTCCGGGTCGACGGCGACCGCGTCCACGTCGGCGGCCTGGCGGTGACCGTCATCACCGGCGAGGTCATCGCCTGA
- a CDS encoding 5-formyltetrahydrofolate cyclo-ligase → MARTPKRHDHDAVGDRDLLDRKAALRSRTWDALAAAKVTRFPGAHHRISNFVGAEAAAERLRGTDEWQTAATLKANPDSPQWPVRQRALEDGKLVYMAVPRLAGEDPFFLLDPDHLADTPRRASSIKGASASARTVAVTELEPVDLVVTGCVAVAEDGTRLGKGGGFSDLEFALACEAGMIGPGTLVATTVHELQVLPAGGIPRADHDVRVDLIVTPERVLRVPRTGDWRAGRIHWEQLTPDKVAAIPLLAPLAPPAP, encoded by the coding sequence GTGGCGCGGACGCCGAAGCGCCATGACCACGACGCCGTCGGCGACCGGGACCTGCTGGACCGCAAGGCCGCGCTGCGAAGCCGCACGTGGGACGCGCTCGCCGCGGCGAAGGTGACCCGCTTCCCCGGTGCGCACCACCGCATCAGCAACTTCGTGGGCGCCGAGGCGGCAGCCGAGCGGCTCCGTGGTACCGACGAGTGGCAGACGGCGGCGACGCTGAAGGCCAATCCGGACAGTCCCCAGTGGCCGGTGCGCCAGCGGGCGCTCGAGGACGGCAAGCTCGTCTACATGGCAGTGCCGCGGCTGGCCGGCGAGGACCCGTTCTTCCTCCTCGACCCCGACCACCTCGCCGACACGCCCCGGAGGGCCTCGTCGATCAAGGGTGCGTCGGCCAGCGCCCGCACCGTCGCGGTGACCGAACTCGAACCGGTGGACCTGGTCGTCACCGGCTGTGTCGCGGTCGCCGAGGACGGGACCCGGCTCGGCAAGGGCGGCGGCTTCAGTGACCTCGAGTTCGCCCTCGCCTGCGAGGCCGGGATGATCGGGCCGGGGACGCTGGTCGCCACCACGGTGCATGAACTGCAGGTGTTGCCCGCCGGAGGCATCCCCCGGGCCGACCACGACGTGCGGGTCGACCTGATCGTCACGCCCGAACGGGTCCTGCGAGTGCCCCGCACGGGGGACTGGCGTGCCGGGCGGATCCACTGGGAGCAACTCACGCCTGACAAGGTCGCGGCGATCCCGCTGCTGGCGCCCCTGGCCCCGCCCGCGCCGTAG